The following are encoded together in the Rhodobacter sp. genome:
- a CDS encoding pseudouridine synthase has protein sequence MSRPRPRARSTEQPRLVAFNKPAGVLSQWTDDPHWPGLARLLALPGLVPAGRLDADSEGLLLLTNDGALQARLTGGGTEKTYAVLVAGTPSAPTLDRLRAGVLLGDGPTRPARVTVIARPSWLWPRERPDPPGTWLDITLTEGRNRQIRRMANAVGHPVLRLVRHRVGDNGLDGLAPGAWQDRPLAFFVP, from the coding sequence ATGAGCCGCCCGCGCCCCCGCGCCCGTTCCACCGAACAGCCCCGCCTCGTCGCCTTCAACAAGCCGGCCGGCGTGCTCAGCCAGTGGACCGACGATCCCCACTGGCCCGGCCTCGCGCGGCTCCTGGCGCTGCCGGGCCTGGTGCCCGCGGGGCGGCTCGACGCCGACAGCGAGGGGCTGCTGCTGCTCACTAACGACGGCGCGTTGCAGGCCCGACTGACCGGGGGCGGCACAGAAAAGACCTATGCGGTTCTTGTCGCGGGCACCCCCTCGGCGCCGACGCTCGACCGGCTGCGCGCGGGGGTCTTGCTGGGTGACGGCCCAACCCGGCCGGCCCGGGTCACGGTCATCGCGCGTCCCTCGTGGCTGTGGCCACGCGAGCGGCCCGACCCGCCCGGAACCTGGCTCGACATCACCCTGACCGAGGGCCGCAATCGCCAGATCCGCCGCATGGCCAACGCCGTCGGCCACCCGGTCCTGCGACTCGTGCGGCACCGTGTCGGCGACAATGGTCTGGACGGCCTCGCGCCGGGGGCCTGGCAGGACCGGCCCCTTGCGTTCTTTGTGCCGTAA